The DNA sequence AGACCAGCGAGTCAACAATGACTCGAACAAGCTTCAGCTCCACCACCTCTCCGTCTCAAAATTTCCCCAACAAAATCTAGCTCCCAGGAATTCCGTCTGTCGTTCGTCAACGATACCATACGTATTCTCACTGCGACTGGTGATGGATCGGAGAAGAACCGATAGTCCGGTTTATGCGCGCCAGTGGAGCGTCGACTCCAGTAGCACTGGCTCCTCGTCGCCGGTCATGTCGCCGGCTCATCCTAACTCGCGTCTCGGTCCCTCCGCCACCATGAAGCATCGTAACGTTGCCGCGAAAGCGGCCGCACAACGGCTTGCTCAGGTCATGGCTTCCAGGACGGCCTTtgacgacgacgacgacgacgacgacgacgacgaaGACGACGATGATCTCGTGTTCCGTGCTCCGAGGCgtccttctctctcttctcacTCTAACAACGGTACCAGCAGTAAGAACGGCTTCAATTCCATGGCCATCCCTCCGATTTCTGCCTCTAGGCCTAATAGATCTCCATCTCCTGCGGTAATTCCTTTAATGGTTGCTTCGTATGCTATTTCATTTACTGTGCTTATTTGAACTCGTTTGTTGAATTATGGCATGAAAGTTGGCAAGTGTTTTGAATTTATTAGCTGTAATATCGAACTGATGGTGTCCgttatctctcttttttttttttttttgaaattgaatttggCTGATATCGTGAAACTTGAATTCAGTTAGGCTGGTTTCTAGTCATAATCTGGAGGTTTCATAGTTAAGTTAGTAACAGGTTGgatttttcatttttgattttttagttAGGTCGGAATTTCTTGGACCATAATGTTTCAGTACGTTCAACATCAGCTGGAAGGCCGGCAGTGTCCGTACGTTCAACATCGATAGTGCCACCAAGTAAATCCACAATTCAAACTCCGATGGCTGTACCTCCAATTGATCCTCCTACCAATAGAACTAGAGACAAAAGGTAGCTGAATTTTTCAACTCCTCATATTCTTGATGCTAAAGTAATTTACTGAGTGATATTGCTTCTGGCATTTTCAGGTTCAGCTAATAATAGTATAAAGCTATATTGTTGGATGTTTAAAAGAACAAGTTTTTGAAACCTTTTGTTCTCTACTCATAAACTTATTGAGAGAAACTGTAAgagaaaattatataaaaatatctcgTGATGTCCAATATTTTCTAGTTAGTTTCATATGGATGTCGTAATATTGAACATACagattcttatttttttttcaaataatatctTTTGCATTTTCATGGAATTTATGCTTTTGATGTATGTATGAACTCAAACCCTTATTTTATTCACTGAAGTCATATAACTACATATATATCTACAGTTTTGTGGGTGCATGTGTGTGAAATGATGGGTTTATTAATTATAGTTTATTGGCCATGTGGCTAATATTGACATTTCAGGCTTCTTTGATTTTTAACTGGTGGTTAACAATTTCAGGTTTCCATTAGATATCAGGCAACATAAGCCAACAGATAGCGGGAATCAACGTGAAGCTTCTGCACTCCGTGATGAAGTATAGTTATATAGTATTGACATGAGTAAATTTCTGTATAAAAGTTTAAACTCATATATTGGCTATGCTTATTGTTACGTTATATTTATGTGAATTTTGTATTGGAATCCCTGAAGGACTGTTTTTGAAGTTGATTATATTGATATTGCAGCTCGATATGCTACAAGAAGAGAATGAGACCATATTAGAGAAGGTATGCTCCTTCACACCCAAGCAAAATTGATTTTATGACCATTTTATGCAATATTGAGTACATCTCCCTCATTATGTTTACAGCTAAGATATACAGAGCAAAAACGAGAGGAGGTAGAAGCTAGAGCCAGGGAGCTTGAGAAACAGGTAAATTTTTCCAGATAAGTAATCCGATTTGCAAAGCTAACAAGTTTGTTTTAACACCACAATTTTAATATAGGATTCTGGATTAGTATGTTTTTATAAGCAATTTTAGTGTTGGTCTACATTCAACAATAGAAGTTAATATGTTCTCCATATCTCTACTTTTCATATGCTGACATCTATGTCCTTGTTCCTTTTGTTTTTGGCAGGTTGCTTCTCTTGGAGAAGGTGTATCCATGGAAACCAAATGGGTGGCTAGGTAAACTTGGTCTAAAATCCTTTAAATAAGTTCTGGTTAGACTTTAGAGCTTTTGTTTTGggttagttttaattttttcttttttaattgcATGGTATATTTGCAGGAAGGAAGCTGCTCTGCGTCAAAGAGAGGTGTGtgcaaaagaataaaatattgaatgtgacaaaaatatcaaataaatgaGATTGAAAGTTTGACGTGCTATATTATCAAGAAAGGCTTCCTGCAATATGGAGGAGCTTGCATGGTTGCTTCTTGTGTAAACGAATGCGTCTGAGAGGCAGTTATGGAATCATGCAGCCATCTATATAATCCTTGTTATTTTTATTCCCTAGCTCTGATTCTAATAGTTTACTACTTCAGTTTCGGGCGTTTAGCAATGAGCTCATCAGTGCTGTTTCATTGGAAATTCTTTTCTTAGACTGAGTcatttcattattcttgttGCAGGCTGCTCTAAAGGCTGCCCAACAAGCGCAGGGTGGGAGAGAGGAGGAAATGAATGCTCTTCGTGTTGAAATTCAGGTGATCTCGAAGGAagtatttttctttaaattattattcgtgctttgtttatttaacgccttcttatttttcttttatcagAACCTGAAAGATGATACTGCAGCTGCTGCAGAACAACAGAAAGAAGCTGAAGTGGAAGCAAAAGCACTCCGCACAATGACACAGAGAATGATTTTGACTCAAGAAGAAATGGTTTGTTTTATTACGAGAATGAGAATTAACGGCCTTCTATTTTCCTATCAATCTCTAACTCTATTCATTCTTTTGTCTGTCTTTAGGAGGAAGTAGTTCTGAAAAGATGCTGGCTTGCTCGCTACTGGGGTCTTGCTGTAAAACATGGTAACAAAGCCAGTATTGATATCTATTGTCTACAGAAGAATACTTAGACAAAaggatatttttcaaaatctcccTCACATATTAACTTTCCTGTTCTTGTAATTCTTGGGCATATTCCTCCCATGCTTTATAGGCATATGTGCAGATGTAGCAATATCAAAGCATGAATATTGGTCTTCTCTAGCTCCTCTTCCTTTTGAAATTGTCATCTCTGCTGGACAAAAAGCTAAAGAGGAATCTTGGAACAAAAGTGAGTGTGTTGGTGGTCTAAATTTTAGATGCAATTTTCCTATCTTAAATTTGCTACAATGAAGTCTAACAGAAAGGGAATATATCAGGTTCTGATGATCCAGATAGAAGTAAACCTGTTCGTGATTTGAGCGATCTTGCTGGGGAAGGAAACATTGAGAGCATGCTTTCGGTGGAGATGGGTTTGAGGGAGCTTGCTTCACTTAAGGTTCTTCACTGATGTTATAAAGACTTTTGCTTTCCTTGCTCTGTTCTCTAATATCACGTTTTCTATTTGGACATTCTAATAAAGATGAAGTCTATTTTGATGCCTATTATTTTGTCAAGAAATGGGGATGCCAATAAGCCATACCCTTTCCTTTCCATCCTATGTTATGTTGAAATGAAACATCCGTTTTCATAACTGGTTTTTCTGATGTTCTATTAATGATTAATTCTTTTCCCTTCTTCTTGACTTCTGATTTTGACAGAATTTGATTTTGTAGGTTGAAGATGCTGTTGTTCTTGCATTAGGCCAACACAAACGTCCAAATATTGTTCGACATTCCATTTTaggtatgtatatatatataacatcaTCATATGATCTTGTCTGCAAACATCACTTTCCTATTCTATTGTCTCAAATGGGACATAGGTGTGCCATATTAATTGAGTAGTTGTTCTTGTTGTTTCCCTATTTTGCCTACAGGCATAAATCTGGCATGTCTTAATCTTGAATTGTTCTTGATGTTTTTTGGCTTAAGAGGGTTATGTCTTAATTTTGACTtgtaaagaattttaaaaattttcttagacctgtctggtactgaaAAATCATCTCTGTTAGAAGATAAGTGTTGTATTAATGttcatgtttctattcttctcaGATTCCAAATCACCAGGTGATCCCAAATTTGTGGAAGCATTTGGTAAGAAAGTTATCAGCCTTTGTTGTGTTTTGAATTTGACGTAGTTATGTTGAATTGTTGACAATACAGACCTAGAATTTGGTACTTTTATATTGAGATTGCATGGTATATTCTCATTTTGACTATTAGTGAGAAATATGAGTCCACCCATGGCATCtacaaactaaaagaaaatttttctTCTCGGCTGGCTGTATTTGAACTGGATACTAGGCATATACTTGTAGgccatgaaaaaaaaaaaggttattATATGGACTATGGTATGTGGGACAGGTTTAATATATGTGGCACAGATGTGCTTGCATTTACTGATTCTTCACTCAAAGATGATGTCTAGTAGATGACCTGACggttctttgttgtttttacGTTTTCCTTTTTCCCTCCAGAATTAAGTGATGAGGAAGCAGAGGATGTTCTTTTCAAAGAGGTTTGTTGCTTGTACTTATAAGATTAAGATACTTGCCACTCTGTCTTGGTTCTCTGAAATCATAGTATCTGTCCTCATTTGATGTAACCCTCTGTTTTGGCTAATTCGTTTGACAAAATTAATAATGAGTTATATCAATATACATGTTTTGCCCTTGTTTAATTTCCTTTTTGTTCAAGATGGATTTGTTAAAGCATGTGGTATGCACGTATAACTCCAACTTTTACAGGCCTGGCTAACGTATTTCTGGAGAAGAGCTTTATTCTATGGTGTGGAAGATGATATAGCAGAAGAGCGTCTTCAATTTTGGATTAGCCGTAGCGGGCAGTCACCAACTTCACATGATGCCGTTGATGGTAAGCTCTTGTCGTTCTTGTGATCTTATGTGATTCTGACATCTGAAGAGGCTAAATATGTTAATAATATTCTCATGTTAATAATTAAGTAGTCGTGAAAGAACAACGTGATGATATTTCTTATGAAACTCGCGCATTTTGCTTCATTACAGTTGAGCGAGGTTTGCTGGAGTTGAGGAAGCTGGGTATAGAACAACAACTATGGGAAGCTTCTCGGAAGGAAATCGATCAGCCACCAAGATTGGCCGTTGATAGCCATCAGCCACCAGGATTAGCAGTTGATAGTGATAAGCTTTCCGTCAAGTCGGATGCATCGTCCTGATTGTGGGAGCaccttaattttttattgattctTGACACATGTATATTAATGTTTTCTTCTttatatccttttctttttctgctGGGCATCCTGATATCTTCTGTCTCATATAAATGAATAATGACATCGACAGAAGGACTTGGAGCTGAATTTTGCAGCTATCAATCAAAATTTTCCGTAGTCTCATAATATACATAATACATTATACATTGCCAAACGTATTAGCTGCTAGAGTCCACTGACCATCGAATGAGGATGGGTACTATATAATTTTAGGTGCCAAATTCATTTAAGCGATAAGGTGGACAAGGATTggattttataaaaatctaaaCTGCATCTAATCTAGAATCACTTTTGtgattcaaaaatcaaattgaaaCTGAGTTTTGAAAGGTAAATTggtttagaaaaataaaaatcgtTTTTTCACGGCTTGCGCtgctttaaaattttagggAAAAGTCCATGACTTCttaaatttttgacaaatacatccctgacaaaatttaaatacaaaaaagtctCTGACTTTAACAAACGGAGGATAATTTAGTCCTTCCGTTTATTTGCCTCTCATACACCAAACGAAACTGGCTGACGTGGCTGAAACGATGTCCAGGTGTCCGTTACGGTGCCACGCTGGAAGGGGaataaagttcgaaggacaaataagtCCTTGACGTCATTTTGCAAATAAAGTTCGAAGGGCAAATAGGTCCTTGAGAATTTTTTTCTGCTTGATACTCCACAATCCATATATATGTTACATTAAATTAATCTGCTTGAGTAACATGTTACAGTAACtttgtaattattttatttatactttAAATCAATTTATACAATGAATAAATGATCAAATAATATAATGGGATTGTCCTACTTACTGGGAATAGTTAGTAATGCTTTTGATCCCTCTAGTTCCTCCAGGGCCAGAAATTGCTCTATAGAGCTCATCTTTAATTATAATGTGTTTGTTTATAGGATTTATTATAAGAATGCTTGATTTTTTGTACTTAATGTACCTATCAATTCTTAGTGCTTTGGCTACTACTTTACTATCTTTTTATAAATAACACTTAACCTTTGAAATTCTTATATAGCTAAGATATTTGGAGTTAAATATGCTTTACATTACATATGGTTAAATATTTACTATATCACTTTGATTGGGAGCTTCCTAATGGAGTGAAATGTGAGGACTTGAACATGACTGAGCAATTTGGAGTGActgttaaaagaaaaaatgaccTGCAATTGATTCCTATTGCTTCTAGTTATTTCCATGAAGAACATAAATAACAGACCAGAAGCTATAACTTTTGATAATGGTCACTATCTTTTGAAATGAAGCATTGTCCATCTTTGTTGATTCCAGTAGAGTTGAATGCGAAATCCATGATGAATAAATATAAGAGATTTTGCTGTGAatgttaattaaataattttgtatGTGCATCAATGTTACAAACTGATTAATGAAATGCGCTTAAGTCTGTGTCATGTTTAAAAGAAAAGCAGGATAAACTTGTGGTTGGAAAACATGCAAAGCTTTGAATGCATTTCTACTTTATAGACTACACAACACGATGCAAAACAGGCAGCTAAGAAGGATAAATAGCTTGTTAGTATATAGTTGAGTGATCTTGATactcaaaatatgaaaattgtTGTTTGCATGTTGaactttaattttatcaatttttttgcTAGATGAGTTGAATTGTAATTCAACTATGGTTAATTAGCTATAAAATTTGGGTGTAATTTTATGTACCTGGCTGAGTTTGAGAGATTCTGAGAGGATTCTTTTAACTTTAAGTGAAACCAGACCTGTAGCGAACAGTACATGAAACATAAGTAGGTTGCATTTCAAATGATTAAAAAAGTACTATCACAACAAAATAGGAATCAAGGTTGCAAGACAAAATGCAAGAAGCAAAAGACAAGAGTAAGCAATGCGAACCATATCAGCAACATTGCATCAAGCAGGGTAACAAAAATGCCATCTCAACTGCACCTCCAATTCATCCAACAAAAAGCATGCTGTTAGCAACCAAactttcttctctttttatcTCTCAAGTGAATCAACTCTTTCCTAGCAATCAACTCTTTAAGATTGGTTCTTTCTTGAAGAATTTAATTATATGATCAGATTGCAATAATGTCCTATCCTCTAGGGACTTAATTCTGTGTAGTTCATTGAACATattattttgtaaatttttatttttattaacagTTTGGTTGCTTTCTATATGAAGAATGACTTTTGTACGGAAATCTCTGTGTATCAGATTTATGACATAATCTGAAAAAGTAGATATCAATATTAAGGTTTGACGAAACTTGATTAGAGAGATTTTTTTATACATGGCTTTAAGTATATACATCATTAATTGCTTAATTCAGTACATCATCAATTGTACACTTATATTTGTTGATAATTTGGTTACATTACGTAGAATCATTTGCTTGAAAGACCATCACGTATGGATGAATTTTTTAGCATACTCATATCGCAAAGAGGATAGGACTCAATGAGTTGATGAACACTCCCGAAAGACAAAAGTAACTTACCTTTATTCAttgtaactatttttttattttaaaattggaaTGTGTGAAAAGAAATAACTTGATACCTTCCTTCATTGTAATGTTGGActtattttttttcacataTCCCCTTAACTTTTGCATTATTGATACTTGTAGTAGTTTATCAATCATTTCTCCTCATTGTAGGATATATTTCAAGAGAGTATG is a window from the Arachis stenosperma cultivar V10309 chromosome 3, arast.V10309.gnm1.PFL2, whole genome shotgun sequence genome containing:
- the LOC130968796 gene encoding coiled-coil domain-containing protein SCD2-like, with translation MDRRRTDSPVYARQWSVDSSSTGSSSPVMSPAHPNSRLGPSATMKHRNVAAKAAAQRLAQVMASRTAFDDDDDDDDDDEDDDDLVFRAPRRPSLSSHSNNGTSSKNGFNSMAIPPISASRPNRSPSPALGRNFLDHNVSVRSTSAGRPAVSVRSTSIVPPSKSTIQTPMAVPPIDPPTNRTRDKRFPLDIRQHKPTDSGNQREASALRDELDMLQEENETILEKLRYTEQKREEVEARARELEKQVASLGEGVSMETKWVARKEAALRQREAALKAAQQAQGGREEEMNALRVEIQNLKDDTAAAAEQQKEAEVEAKALRTMTQRMILTQEEMEEVVLKRCWLARYWGLAVKHGICADVAISKHEYWSSLAPLPFEIVISAGQKAKEESWNKSSDDPDRSKPVRDLSDLAGEGNIESMLSVEMGLRELASLKVEDAVVLALGQHKRPNIVRHSILDSKSPGDPKFVEAFELSDEEAEDVLFKEAWLTYFWRRALFYGVEDDIAEERLQFWISRSGQSPTSHDAVDVERGLLELRKLGIEQQLWEASRKEIDQPPRLAVDSHQPPGLAVDSDKLSVKSDASS